From Verrucomicrobiia bacterium, the proteins below share one genomic window:
- a CDS encoding SDR family NAD(P)-dependent oxidoreductase has translation MPNPTAKTVLITGANRGIGFETARQLANRGFHVVIGARSEDQGTKAVRKLEHVGNVSFLLVDVSESESIDAAAAQFAAIGSLDVLINNAGIYPDEGISILNISRAQIASTLQTNTLGALEMTQAFVPYLKQSQGGRVINVSSAYGQLDGMSSKVPGYCLSKMALNGVTIMFAQALKEHGIAVNSMCPGWVRTDMGGSSAPRSVEEGADTAVWLAAEADQNLTGRFFRDRKPIEW, from the coding sequence ATGCCGAACCCAACTGCAAAAACCGTTTTGATAACTGGAGCAAACCGCGGCATTGGATTTGAAACCGCGCGGCAGCTTGCCAATCGCGGATTCCACGTCGTCATTGGCGCCCGTTCCGAGGACCAGGGCACGAAGGCTGTGCGCAAACTGGAACACGTTGGGAATGTGTCTTTCCTGCTCGTCGACGTAAGCGAATCGGAGAGCATCGACGCTGCAGCCGCTCAATTCGCAGCCATCGGTTCACTCGACGTGCTCATCAACAATGCAGGAATTTATCCCGACGAAGGGATTTCGATCCTCAACATTTCACGCGCGCAGATCGCAAGCACACTTCAGACAAACACGCTCGGGGCGCTTGAAATGACCCAGGCTTTCGTGCCGTATCTCAAGCAATCACAGGGAGGACGGGTGATCAATGTTTCCAGCGCATACGGCCAGCTCGATGGAATGTCCTCCAAGGTGCCGGGCTACTGCCTTTCCAAGATGGCGCTGAATGGCGTCACGATCATGTTTGCCCAAGCATTAAAGGAGCATGGGATCGCGGTGAACTCCATGTGCCCCGGGTGGGTCAGAACGGACATGGGCGGATCATCTGCGCCCCGCTCGGTGGAGGAAGGCGCAGATACCGCAGTCTGGCTCGCGGCCGAAGCCGATCAAAACCTTACCGGCCGTTTCTTCAGGGATCGAAAGCCCATCGAGTGGTGA
- a CDS encoding DUF2249 domain-containing protein, whose amino-acid sequence MNTTENLIGPDKVMDVRPIPCSIKHGLIIRTWLGLPVGDHFILLNDHDPVPLYYQFAAQWPEAFTWEHLVKGPAEFRVKITKVKLVMDPALPATECCGNH is encoded by the coding sequence ATGAACACGACGGAAAATCTCATTGGGCCTGATAAAGTAATGGATGTGCGGCCGATTCCCTGCTCGATCAAGCATGGCTTGATCATTCGCACGTGGCTTGGCCTCCCCGTCGGCGATCACTTCATCCTGCTTAACGATCACGATCCGGTGCCGCTGTATTATCAATTCGCCGCGCAATGGCCTGAGGCGTTCACGTGGGAGCATCTCGTCAAGGGACCGGCGGAATTCCGCGTCAAGATCACGAAGGTGAAACTTGTGATGGATCCGGCGCTGCCGGCCACCGAATGCTGCGGGAACCACTGA
- a CDS encoding c-type cytochrome, translated as MKTKFILTLTVAAAVLLAAVTGCDSSNTTSKTSPSAKQLASALKPSAAAKPTLMDVPVPPKPAVTAELLEHGKKLYGQNCLACHGTKGDGNGDAAAFLLPKPRDFVDANYRLRTTATGKLPTDEDLYRSVSFGMTGTPMPGWKHFLSEDERWAVVEYIKTFSPKFSDTTEERQPVVALNAPLAKSESILTEGRELYSKLACITCHGDTGRGDGSSAASLLDDKQMKIKPRDLTKPSGFKAGYATKEIVRTILTGFNGTPMLGFHGTISEADAWKLAYYVETMARPTPPSTTIVRASQNFLEREQLGEPDVRIKLTERAWKFDPAEIRVKKGQIVEITFEPTDNGLGVGHGFAISSYDEAVFLNGVMAGTPKTVKFRADRAGQFTFYCATQCSTEKLHPLMNGTFIVEDGSKKTASLE; from the coding sequence GTGAAGACGAAATTTATCCTGACACTCACAGTCGCGGCGGCGGTTCTACTCGCGGCCGTTACGGGATGCGATTCCTCGAACACCACCTCGAAGACATCGCCATCCGCGAAGCAGCTTGCCTCCGCTTTGAAGCCATCGGCCGCTGCGAAACCCACACTGATGGACGTCCCCGTGCCGCCGAAGCCCGCGGTTACCGCGGAACTTCTTGAGCATGGGAAGAAACTTTACGGCCAGAACTGCCTGGCCTGCCACGGCACGAAGGGTGACGGCAACGGCGACGCCGCGGCATTTCTCCTGCCGAAGCCACGTGATTTCGTGGACGCCAATTATCGTCTGCGCACCACAGCGACAGGGAAGCTGCCGACGGATGAAGATCTCTATCGTTCGGTTTCATTCGGCATGACCGGCACTCCGATGCCTGGATGGAAACATTTCCTGAGCGAGGACGAGCGCTGGGCAGTGGTGGAATACATCAAAACATTCTCACCTAAATTCTCGGACACGACTGAAGAGCGGCAGCCGGTGGTTGCGCTGAATGCTCCGCTGGCAAAATCGGAATCGATCCTTACCGAAGGCAGGGAGCTGTACAGCAAACTCGCGTGCATCACCTGCCACGGCGATACAGGGCGCGGCGATGGTTCCTCAGCCGCGAGCCTGCTTGATGACAAGCAGATGAAGATCAAGCCGCGCGATTTGACGAAGCCGTCCGGATTCAAGGCAGGATACGCCACAAAGGAAATTGTCCGGACCATCCTCACGGGTTTCAACGGCACACCCATGCTGGGTTTTCACGGAACCATCAGCGAAGCGGATGCGTGGAAGCTCGCTTACTACGTTGAAACGATGGCCAGGCCGACCCCGCCTTCAACAACGATCGTTCGCGCTTCCCAGAATTTTCTGGAACGCGAGCAACTCGGGGAGCCTGACGTGCGCATCAAGCTGACGGAGCGCGCGTGGAAGTTCGATCCCGCTGAGATCCGCGTGAAGAAGGGGCAGATCGTGGAAATCACGTTCGAGCCAACTGACAACGGCCTGGGCGTCGGCCATGGATTCGCGATCAGCAGCTACGACGAAGCTGTGTTTCTGAACGGCGTGATGGCAGGCACGCCGAAAACGGTGAAGTTCCGCGCGGATCGCGCGGGTCAATTCACATTCTACTGCGCGACCCAGTGCTCGACTGAAAAACTCCATCCCCTGATGAACGGCACGTTCATCGTTGAAGATGGTTCCAAGAAAACCGCCTCGCTCGAATAA
- a CDS encoding cupredoxin domain-containing protein codes for MKVSILLPLLALAPMAFTGCNSDTTARQQKTAAQNASAAQLTYVAPGKLDDYYAILSGGQSGSVFVYGLPSCRFIKEIPIFEPRAALGYANNPGSETYKRLAATGPLWGDTHHPVLSQTGGRYDGDWLWINDKANDRIAKIDLRTFEVAEIKVVPNIQGAHGLAAYLPSCKYVFVNGELETDHAGNSTEAENYRSLVAFLDAQTLETKFQVSFVGNADIASSGKDGRYVFVTMYNTENAVSSEGMIERDRDAVGAIDVPLAEKALADGNFTKINGVPVIESEKVPGVLTLIPVPKNPHGCNVTPDGKYVLASGKLSPTVTIIDTKTLKVIAEPEVGLGPLHTTFDDRGNAYTSLFVDSQIVKWNIAKAIQGADDYIVDRVDVHYNVGHTKAAGADTSHPNGDWLISLNKLSKGMFLPVGPAMPESQELIDISGDKMRVVAAFPSLPEPHDAVMVHRKVLEDKVVQTHHLQANAVKLGEEKVVRNGSKVDVYMTCIRSKFVPEQFEVHEGDEVTVHLTNVETVRDMTHGVAFSRIGINVGVDPGQTVETTFKAPNPGTYWYYCTWFCSALHLEMRGRMLVKPQGAQLNEYLGPLAKEDKARSVQKESAYE; via the coding sequence ATGAAAGTTTCAATCCTCCTCCCGCTCCTCGCGCTCGCGCCGATGGCGTTCACTGGCTGCAACTCCGACACCACCGCGCGCCAGCAGAAAACCGCCGCGCAAAACGCGTCCGCCGCCCAACTCACGTATGTCGCGCCTGGCAAGCTGGACGACTATTACGCCATCCTGAGTGGCGGCCAGAGCGGAAGCGTATTTGTCTATGGCCTTCCTTCCTGCCGGTTCATCAAGGAGATACCGATCTTCGAACCGCGTGCGGCGCTCGGATATGCCAACAATCCCGGATCCGAGACCTACAAGCGTCTCGCCGCCACGGGCCCGCTGTGGGGCGACACTCACCATCCCGTGCTCAGCCAGACCGGCGGGCGGTACGATGGCGACTGGCTTTGGATCAATGACAAGGCCAACGATCGCATTGCGAAGATTGACCTGCGCACATTCGAAGTGGCCGAGATCAAGGTTGTCCCGAACATCCAGGGTGCGCATGGCCTCGCTGCATATCTGCCCTCGTGCAAATACGTTTTCGTCAACGGCGAACTCGAAACCGATCACGCTGGAAATTCCACCGAGGCCGAGAATTACCGTTCGCTCGTGGCGTTCCTCGATGCGCAGACGCTCGAAACCAAATTTCAGGTGAGCTTCGTGGGCAACGCGGACATCGCCAGCTCCGGCAAGGATGGGCGTTATGTGTTCGTCACGATGTACAACACCGAAAATGCCGTGTCCTCCGAAGGCATGATTGAGCGGGATCGCGATGCCGTTGGCGCGATTGATGTGCCGCTCGCTGAAAAGGCTCTGGCTGACGGAAACTTCACAAAGATCAACGGCGTGCCGGTGATTGAATCGGAAAAAGTTCCCGGCGTGTTGACGCTGATCCCCGTGCCGAAGAATCCGCATGGCTGCAACGTCACACCCGACGGCAAATATGTTCTGGCGAGCGGCAAACTCTCACCCACGGTCACGATCATCGACACGAAGACGCTGAAGGTGATCGCCGAACCGGAAGTTGGCTTGGGGCCGCTGCACACCACGTTCGATGACCGCGGGAACGCCTACACCTCGCTGTTCGTTGATTCCCAGATCGTGAAGTGGAATATCGCCAAGGCGATTCAGGGAGCGGACGATTACATCGTTGACCGCGTGGATGTTCATTACAACGTGGGCCACACGAAGGCGGCCGGCGCTGACACCAGCCATCCCAATGGAGACTGGCTGATTTCATTGAACAAGCTTAGCAAGGGCATGTTCCTTCCCGTGGGACCTGCGATGCCGGAATCGCAGGAACTCATCGACATTTCGGGAGACAAGATGCGCGTGGTGGCGGCCTTTCCGTCGCTGCCCGAACCCCACGACGCCGTGATGGTTCACCGCAAAGTCCTCGAGGACAAGGTCGTTCAAACGCATCACCTGCAGGCAAATGCCGTGAAACTCGGAGAGGAGAAGGTCGTTCGCAATGGCAGCAAGGTGGATGTCTATATGACCTGCATCCGGTCGAAGTTCGTGCCGGAACAGTTTGAAGTTCACGAGGGCGACGAAGTCACGGTGCATTTGACGAACGTGGAAACGGTTCGCGACATGACGCACGGCGTGGCGTTCTCGCGCATCGGCATCAACGTCGGCGTGGATCCCGGCCAGACCGTCGAAACCACCTTCAAGGCGCCGAACCCCGGAACGTATTGGTATTACTGCACATGGTTCTGCTCCGCTCTGCATTTGGAAATGCGCGGACGGATGCTGGTGAAACCGCAGGGCGCCCAGCTCAACGAATATCTCGGGCCGCTCGCGAAGGAAGACAAGGCCCGCAGCGTGCAGAAGGAGAGTGCGTATGAATAA
- the nosD gene encoding nitrous oxide reductase family maturation protein NosD: protein MNSSSQFETESRRSDRRVLNHDHRLCSAAIWCALGLAVILPAPAATFHATESIAAVVSKADDGDTIIVHGPRVFNERIVLNHSIRLVGSNSPTIDAEGLGTPLTIAARNCEISGLTILNSGRDLTTFDSGIMITAADAVVSQCRIENDGFGIYIRGVSHCRITNNDISGSAKVPSAARGNGIHLWKTRGNELLNNTIHHKRDGMYLSYADASVIGGNRIYDTRFGIHYMYSHQNQLLTNSLMRNTVGATLMFSRGSLVQGNHVAANRRHGMIFKQLDTSRIAHNVIAGQNRGLFIQQATQNRFEGNVIATNDIGVYLSNCSEQNVFVGNAFIRNSDQVWQPPFETELGRKAPNAFSEKGRGNYWSDYTGSDRNHDGIGDTAYHETDVFGYIVDRNPEARVFALSPAVALLRKGEELMPLMDTTGVTDLAPIYDLRFMKRDWVNGVASVGTRDTTR, encoded by the coding sequence ATGAACAGCAGCTCGCAATTTGAAACCGAATCGCGTCGCTCCGACCGGCGCGTTCTCAATCACGATCACCGTCTCTGCAGTGCGGCCATCTGGTGTGCGCTTGGGCTTGCGGTGATCCTTCCCGCACCGGCCGCCACATTCCACGCCACGGAGTCCATCGCCGCAGTTGTTTCAAAGGCCGACGATGGGGACACAATAATCGTCCACGGCCCTCGCGTCTTCAACGAGCGCATTGTTCTCAACCACTCCATTCGCCTCGTTGGCAGCAATTCACCCACGATCGATGCGGAAGGCTTAGGAACACCGCTCACGATCGCCGCACGCAATTGTGAAATCAGTGGACTGACAATACTCAACTCCGGCCGCGACCTGACCACGTTTGACTCGGGCATCATGATCACTGCAGCCGATGCGGTCGTGAGCCAGTGCCGCATCGAGAACGACGGGTTCGGAATTTACATCCGTGGCGTGAGTCATTGCCGCATAACGAACAATGACATCTCAGGCAGCGCCAAGGTGCCATCTGCCGCGCGCGGAAATGGAATCCACCTTTGGAAAACGCGGGGCAACGAACTGCTCAACAACACAATCCACCACAAACGCGATGGCATGTATCTGTCGTACGCGGACGCCAGCGTGATCGGCGGCAATCGCATTTACGACACGCGTTTCGGCATTCATTACATGTATTCGCATCAAAACCAGCTGCTCACGAACTCGCTCATGCGCAATACCGTTGGCGCCACGCTGATGTTCAGCCGCGGCTCGCTCGTGCAGGGAAACCACGTTGCTGCCAATCGCCGTCACGGAATGATTTTCAAGCAGCTCGATACCTCGCGCATCGCGCACAATGTGATCGCCGGGCAGAACCGCGGATTGTTCATCCAACAGGCAACGCAGAACCGTTTTGAGGGAAACGTCATTGCGACGAATGACATCGGCGTTTATCTCAGCAACTGCTCAGAGCAGAACGTCTTTGTAGGCAACGCGTTCATCCGCAACAGCGACCAGGTCTGGCAGCCGCCGTTCGAAACCGAGCTGGGCCGGAAAGCCCCGAACGCGTTCTCCGAGAAAGGCCGTGGCAACTACTGGAGTGATTACACAGGCAGCGATCGCAATCACGATGGCATCGGCGACACGGCGTATCATGAGACCGATGTGTTTGGATACATCGTGGATCGGAATCCCGAAGCGCGCGTTTTTGCACTGAGCCCCGCGGTCGCGCTGTTGCGCAAGGGAGAGGAACTGATGCCGTTGATGGATACAACAGGCGTGACGGATCTGGCGCCCATTTACGATCTACGGTTTATGAAACGTGATTGGGTGAACGGAGTGGCATCAGTTGGCACGAGAGACACAACGCGATGA
- a CDS encoding ABC transporter ATP-binding protein: MTPYLQISGLTKCYGANHALDGIELSVETGDVLALLGPNGAGKSTLFGCLLGFTRPAQGELRLNGSAITAAERLNFGYVAERVAVYPQRTVRENAQFFAELKGYSDSEVQRQLTRVGLCSVQERLARALSKGMLQRLGLAIALCGRPELLVLDEPFNGLDPALLETLQEIMREENERGATLLISTHTMSAVEPLATHVAILLQGRLASSGTLAQLKAEHPAADSLEDIYHRIARAKHSAEVLV; this comes from the coding sequence ATGACTCCTTACCTGCAGATCTCCGGGTTGACGAAGTGTTACGGCGCGAATCACGCGCTGGATGGAATTGAGCTTAGTGTCGAAACGGGAGACGTGCTGGCTTTGCTTGGACCGAACGGCGCCGGAAAATCCACATTGTTCGGCTGTCTCCTCGGATTCACGCGCCCGGCGCAGGGCGAACTGCGACTGAACGGAAGCGCGATCACCGCTGCTGAACGCTTGAATTTCGGATACGTGGCCGAGCGCGTGGCGGTGTATCCGCAACGGACGGTTCGAGAAAACGCGCAATTCTTTGCGGAACTCAAGGGCTATTCGGATTCCGAAGTTCAACGACAATTGACGCGAGTGGGCTTGTGCTCGGTGCAGGAGCGCCTGGCGCGCGCGCTCTCAAAAGGAATGCTTCAACGATTGGGTCTTGCCATCGCACTCTGCGGACGGCCGGAATTGCTTGTCCTCGATGAACCGTTCAATGGCCTTGATCCAGCCTTGCTCGAAACGCTCCAGGAGATTATGCGCGAGGAGAACGAACGCGGCGCGACGCTGCTGATTTCGACGCATACAATGTCGGCCGTTGAGCCGCTGGCAACACACGTGGCGATTCTACTGCAAGGCAGGCTGGCGAGCTCTGGAACCCTGGCGCAATTGAAGGCAGAGCATCCTGCGGCGGATTCACTCGAGGATATTTATCATCGAATCGCGCGCGCCAAACATTCGGCGGAGGTGCTGGTTTGA
- a CDS encoding ABC transporter permease produces the protein MKAEIIANGSVHAVSAEPHPGTRGVERTPALKRWRHALGLLRQTRIIAAKEFSDRFRSGWVVACVLVWLGAIGLTSFLGLIQVGRIGVQGYERTVISLLNLVQYLVPLLGLLLGHDLMVSENEERTLRLVLAGGVSRARLLFGKFIGGVLTLAVPLVLGFVIAGTAIGFAARDNAISPFLHLAISGLILGVIFLGTGLAISTLSRTRVQALVAALLVWCFVVFVFDLVALGITLSARAPAAAEEIDLLCDTTHVNAAADIHATFDNAGETAHLAAVPQNPPSLGWLALNPVDLFRAVNLPAQLGVHVPATTIFSTVFLWLALPFALSFWRFHRTDL, from the coding sequence TTGAAAGCCGAGATCATCGCGAACGGCTCTGTGCACGCTGTTTCAGCAGAGCCCCATCCAGGAACACGCGGCGTCGAGCGCACTCCCGCATTGAAGCGTTGGCGCCACGCGCTGGGATTGCTGCGCCAGACACGGATCATCGCTGCAAAAGAGTTCAGCGACCGCTTCCGCTCAGGCTGGGTCGTCGCGTGCGTGCTGGTCTGGCTCGGCGCGATCGGGTTGACCAGTTTCCTGGGGTTGATTCAAGTCGGCAGGATTGGAGTGCAGGGATACGAGCGCACCGTAATCAGCCTGCTCAACCTGGTTCAGTATCTTGTCCCGTTGCTCGGCCTGCTGCTGGGGCACGATCTGATGGTCAGCGAAAACGAGGAACGCACGTTGCGCCTGGTTCTTGCAGGCGGCGTCAGTCGTGCCCGGCTCTTGTTCGGGAAGTTCATCGGCGGCGTCCTGACGCTCGCCGTGCCGCTGGTTCTCGGCTTCGTGATTGCCGGCACAGCGATTGGATTCGCTGCCAGGGACAATGCCATTTCCCCTTTTCTGCATCTCGCGATTTCCGGCCTGATCCTCGGCGTAATCTTTCTCGGCACCGGCCTCGCGATTTCCACATTGAGCCGCACACGCGTCCAGGCGCTCGTGGCAGCGCTGCTCGTGTGGTGTTTCGTGGTGTTTGTCTTTGACCTGGTGGCGCTGGGAATCACCCTCTCAGCGCGCGCGCCCGCAGCCGCGGAGGAAATCGACTTGCTCTGCGACACCACGCACGTGAACGCCGCGGCGGACATCCACGCCACCTTCGACAACGCGGGCGAAACCGCGCACCTTGCGGCTGTCCCCCAAAACCCGCCCTCGCTCGGCTGGCTCGCGCTTAATCCCGTTGATCTTTTTCGCGCTGTGAACCTTCCAGCGCAGCTGGGAGTGCACGTTCCTGCAACCACGATTTTCTCAACCGTATTCCTTTGGCTTGCGCTGCCGTTCGCGCTGAGCTTCTGGAGATTCCATCGAACCGATTTATGA
- a CDS encoding SCO family protein translates to MKPKVILPILAAVTLFSVLSVATIHRRQQSKAEPVGTQTFHVRGQVRSVDVANKVVRITHEEIPDYMPAMTMPLNVKDVGVLAGLQPGDTVMFDLAVTDDDSWIARIEKVAGDEAQPAPKIHFKDLEMERVQAGELMPDFELVDQDGKKIHLKDFRGKAVVLTFIYTRCPLPNFCPLMSKNLSDLESRFSKDFPGKFQLLSVSMDPAFDTSEVLKSYAERYEADTKHWSFATGTEEQIQFLASLTGLTYEWENGLISHDLRTVLIGPDGRMVQVWKSNVWTPYEVHRSVAELLSPGKGSLTGKANTTARTTASK, encoded by the coding sequence ATGAAACCGAAAGTGATCCTGCCGATTCTCGCCGCCGTGACGTTGTTTTCTGTTTTGAGTGTGGCGACGATTCACCGCCGCCAGCAGTCGAAGGCTGAACCTGTCGGCACCCAAACGTTTCACGTTCGCGGCCAGGTGCGCAGCGTGGATGTGGCCAACAAGGTCGTTCGCATTACGCACGAGGAGATTCCAGATTACATGCCCGCGATGACAATGCCGCTGAATGTGAAGGACGTTGGCGTGCTCGCGGGTCTCCAACCGGGTGACACGGTGATGTTCGACCTGGCTGTGACGGACGACGATTCGTGGATTGCGCGCATTGAGAAGGTGGCGGGAGACGAAGCGCAGCCAGCGCCCAAAATCCACTTCAAGGATCTCGAGATGGAGCGCGTGCAAGCCGGCGAACTGATGCCGGATTTCGAATTGGTGGATCAGGACGGAAAGAAGATTCACCTGAAAGATTTTCGCGGCAAAGCGGTGGTGCTGACGTTCATATACACGCGCTGTCCCCTGCCCAACTTCTGTCCGTTGATGTCGAAGAACCTCTCCGATCTTGAATCGCGCTTCAGCAAAGACTTTCCCGGGAAGTTTCAGCTGTTGAGCGTCAGCATGGACCCCGCGTTCGACACCTCGGAGGTGCTAAAGAGCTACGCAGAGCGTTATGAAGCGGACACGAAGCATTGGAGCTTTGCGACTGGCACCGAGGAGCAAATCCAGTTTCTCGCGAGCCTGACGGGTTTAACCTATGAGTGGGAAAACGGGTTGATCTCACACGATCTGCGCACTGTGCTGATCGGGCCGGATGGAAGAATGGTGCAGGTCTGGAAGAGCAATGTGTGGACGCCGTATGAGGTGCATCGCTCGGTGGCCGAACTGCTTTCGCCGGGCAAGGGCAGCCTGACCGGCAAGGCAAACACCACAGCCCGCACGACGGCATCGAAGTGA
- a CDS encoding VCBS repeat-containing protein, protein MNSPGFGQNPPALTEVHSTFQLQVEEFTAMPGSPVPASARTCWMDFDNDGRLDFFASSLESRLFRNTGDGTFSEVLHRHPSAWQAIAAGDWNRDGWIDFVTGDHEVLLFQNLGNGLFTNSVLISSPFDLEDAAWGDSTTTEIWMSGTGVRNG, encoded by the coding sequence GTGAATTCACCTGGGTTCGGGCAGAATCCGCCCGCGCTCACCGAAGTGCACAGCACATTCCAGTTGCAAGTCGAGGAATTCACCGCCATGCCGGGGAGCCCTGTTCCCGCCAGTGCACGGACCTGCTGGATGGACTTCGACAATGACGGGCGGCTGGATTTTTTCGCGTCGAGCCTGGAGTCCAGGTTGTTCAGAAACACAGGTGACGGGACATTTTCCGAGGTCTTGCATAGGCACCCGTCTGCCTGGCAGGCCATTGCGGCGGGCGATTGGAACAGGGACGGCTGGATTGATTTCGTGACGGGCGACCACGAGGTCCTCTTATTCCAAAACCTCGGGAATGGCTTATTTACGAACAGCGTTCTGATCTCTTCGCCGTTTGACCTGGAAGACGCTGCTTGGGGCGATTCGACAACGACGGAGATCTGGATGTCTGGTACTGGGGTCCGGAATGGTTGA
- a CDS encoding VCBS repeat-containing protein yields the protein MPWRGVSVATGDIDNDGDPDLFLAGRDSYGAVRAGIFRNDGSFIFSEVPTALPATTMVGSWGDFDSDGWLDLAVNTPSAAATNSSIFVYRNNRDGTFEDIGVELQAPSKRMLLEACTWADYDGDGDLDILSDDTGTIFRNNMTRSNRPPSAPGSLTSLVLPTGEVLLSWTGGLDPETGGSGGLTYNLRVGTMRGGIDVISPHADPLTGLRRVSESGTVTSNVWPLCGLPPGTYYWSVQSIDPGFVGSSFAHESAFTVTRQPIQLGAAVEAGTFVLRFTDNPGAKYSVWHSADLVSWQFGGDVVETEPGKFHFSRDVSGGQGFFRVTGMPGH from the coding sequence ATGCCATGGCGGGGGGTCAGCGTCGCTACTGGGGATATTGACAATGACGGCGATCCCGACCTGTTTCTTGCGGGAAGGGACAGTTACGGTGCGGTTCGCGCGGGGATTTTTCGAAATGATGGATCCTTCATTTTTTCGGAGGTGCCAACCGCTTTGCCTGCGACAACGATGGTAGGAAGCTGGGGTGATTTCGATAGTGACGGCTGGCTCGACCTCGCAGTCAACACACCCTCTGCAGCAGCGACGAATAGCTCGATTTTCGTCTATCGGAACAACCGTGATGGAACCTTCGAGGACATTGGCGTTGAACTCCAGGCCCCGAGCAAACGCATGTTGCTGGAAGCTTGCACGTGGGCTGACTATGACGGCGATGGGGATCTCGATATCCTGTCCGACGACACTGGAACGATTTTTCGCAACAACATGACGAGGTCGAACCGGCCACCGTCCGCGCCAGGTTCGTTAACGTCGTTGGTTCTTCCCACAGGGGAGGTGCTGTTGTCGTGGACAGGGGGTCTCGATCCCGAGACGGGCGGCTCGGGAGGACTTACCTACAATCTAAGAGTGGGGACAATGCGGGGAGGGATTGACGTGATCAGCCCGCATGCAGACCCTTTGACTGGGCTGCGCCGCGTATCGGAATCTGGAACAGTGACATCGAACGTGTGGCCTTTATGTGGCTTGCCGCCGGGGACCTATTATTGGAGTGTGCAATCGATTGATCCCGGATTTGTCGGTTCGAGCTTTGCTCACGAATCCGCATTCACTGTCACGCGGCAGCCCATTCAGTTAGGGGCTGCCGTTGAGGCTGGAACGTTCGTTCTGCGGTTCACGGATAACCCGGGCGCGAAATATTCCGTTTGGCATTCGGCCGACCTGGTTTCCTGGCAGTTCGGGGGGGACGTCGTCGAAACAGAACCAGGGAAGTTCCATTTCAGCCGTGACGTCAGCGGAGGGCAGGGTTTTTTCCGAGTTACAGGCATGCCCGGACATTGA
- the mreC gene encoding rod shape-determining protein MreC, with protein MFKRQHYIVLGTMVVMILVILNLPARTATRLKVAIGSVFLPLFGLASSTHQVIEKASDAVTTRRELLRQNEALRQENQQLRTQALQGSETARENERLRRLIGWQQQKRWNMKLARVVLRDPANWWRTVQIDRGSRDGMRPNLPVLTTDGLVGRISSVSVDRSQVAILGDPGCRVSGQIGNDAGDMGVVGVGGPFDGSLVDMFHLSKNAHLKSGQEVFTSGMGGIFPKGILIGRIVDARPVEFGLSMEARIKLAANMSSLDEVWVLFP; from the coding sequence ATGTTCAAGCGGCAGCACTACATAGTCCTGGGAACGATGGTCGTGATGATTCTGGTTATCCTGAATCTCCCGGCCCGCACTGCCACACGCCTCAAAGTAGCCATCGGAAGTGTTTTTCTCCCCCTTTTCGGACTGGCCAGTTCGACCCATCAGGTGATTGAGAAAGCGAGCGACGCAGTCACGACGCGCCGTGAATTATTGCGTCAGAACGAAGCGTTGCGGCAGGAGAACCAACAATTGCGAACGCAGGCCTTGCAGGGGTCGGAGACGGCCCGCGAGAACGAGCGCCTGCGCCGGCTGATCGGCTGGCAGCAACAGAAGCGCTGGAACATGAAGCTCGCGCGCGTTGTTCTTCGCGATCCCGCCAACTGGTGGCGCACCGTGCAAATCGACCGCGGTTCGCGGGATGGCATGCGCCCCAACCTGCCTGTGCTCACGACAGACGGGCTCGTCGGCAGAATCTCTTCCGTTTCGGTTGATCGTTCGCAGGTGGCCATCCTCGGCGATCCCGGCTGCCGCGTTTCGGGTCAGATTGGCAATGACGCGGGTGACATGGGCGTCGTGGGCGTCGGGGGGCCGTTCGATGGTTCGCTGGTCGACATGTTCCATCTTTCGAAGAACGCCCACCTGAAATCGGGCCAGGAAGTGTTCACGAGCGGCATGGGTGGCATCTTTCCCAAGGGAATTCTCATCGGGCGGATTGTCGACGCGCGGCCTGTGGAGTTCGGCCTTTCCATGGAGGCACGCATTAAACTCGCCGCAAACATGAGTTCACTGGACGAAGTCTGGGTGCTGTTTCCTTGA